CCAAACCTCCATCTCACCGAAACGTTGTCCACCGAACTGAGCTTTACCGCCCAGAGGCTGCTGGGTTACCAGACTGTATGGACCGGTAGAACGGGCGTGCATTTTTTCGTCAACCAAGTGGTGCAGTTTCAGATAGTGCATCACACCGACTGTAACCTTGCGGTCAAATGCTTCGCCTGAACGGCCGTCATACAGCGTGATTTGAGTTTTACTGTCGTTGAAGCCCAGTTTCTCAACCTCAGGATCTTCGCTTGGGTAAGCCAAGTTCAACATTTCGCGGATTTCAGACTCTTTCGCACCGTCGAATACAGGAGAGGCGAAAGATGCACCTTTGCGCAGGTTAGAAGCCAATTCGATGATTTCTTCATCTGTCAGGCTGTCCAAATCTTCTTTCTTACCGCTACCGTTGTAGAGCTTGTTCAAGAATTCACGCAGCTCGCTGGCTTTGCGTTGCTCTTTCAGCATACGGTCGATACGCTCGCCGATACCTTTTGCCGCCCAACCCAAGTGAACTTCCAAAATCTGACCGATGTTCATACGGGAAGGTACACCCAACGGGTTCAGTACGATGTCTACCGGACGGCCGTCAGCCATGTAAGGCATGTCTTCCACTGGCAGAATGCGTGATACCACGCCTTTGTTACCGTGGCGACCCGCCATTTTGTCACCGGCTTGCAGACGGCGTTTGATGGCGATAAATACTTTCACCATTTTTTGTACGCCCGGTTGCAGCTCGTCGCCTTGGGTCAGTTTTTTCTTCTTGATCTCATACAACTCATCCGCTTCTTCGCGTTTTTGTTGCAGACTCAATTTAATCAGTTCCAACTGTTTGGCCAAATCTTCGTCAGCCAGACGGATGTCAAACCAATCATGTTTGCTTGACAGGCTTGCCAGATATTCAGTAGTAATTTCGCTGCCTTTAGCCAGCTTCATCGGGCCACCGTTAGCTTTTTGGCCGACAATCATGCGCTCAATACGGTCAAATGCGTCGTTATCAAAAATACGCAACTGGTCGCTCAAGTCTTGACGGTAACGTTTCAGCTCAGAATCAATAATGGATTGAGCACGTTTGTCGCGTTGAATACCTTCACGAGTAAAGACTTGAACATCGATAACGGTACCGCTCATGCCGGTAGGCATACGCAATGAAGTATCTTTTACGTCAGACGCTTTTTCACCGAAGATGGCACGCAGCAGTTTTTCTTCAGGAGTCAGTTGGGTTTCACCTTTAGGTGTTACTTTACCTACCAAGACGTCACCAGCTTCTACTTCTGCACCGATGTAAACAATACCGGATTCATCCAAACGGTTTTGCATACGCTCGGACAAGTTCGGAATATCGCGGGTAATGTCTTCCGCACCCAGCTTGGTATCACGGGCAACAACGTTCAATTCCTCAATGTGAATCGAAGTATAGCGGTCGTCTGCAGCTACTTTTTCAGAAATCAGAATCGAGTCTTCGTAGTTGTAACCGTTCCACGGCATAAAGGCGATGGTCATGTTTTGACCCAGAGCCAATTCGCCCAAATCGGTGGATGCACCGTCAGCAATCAAATCACCGCGTTGCAAAACATCGCCTGCTTTGACAGCCGGACGTTGGTTGATGTTGGTAGATTGGTTGGAACGGGTAAATTTAACCAAGTTGTAAATATCGACACCCACTTCACCGGCAGTTGCCTCATCGTCATGGACACGAATCACCACACGGTTGGCATCTACATATTCAACCACACCGCCACGGCGGGCAACGATTGCAGTTGCAGAGTCAACCGCAACAGAACGCTCGATACCGGTACCAACCATTGGTTTTTCAGGGCGCAGGCAAGGTACGGCCTGACGTTGCATGTTGGCGCCCATCAATGCACGGTTCGCGTCATCATGCTCCAAGAATGGAATCAGAGATGCTGCAACAGATACTACTTGACCGGTTGCCACGTCCATATATTGAACGCGGTCAGGCGTTGCCATAATGGTTTCGCCTTTTTCACGACAAGTAACCAAGTCGCCAATCAGATTACCGTCTTTGTCCAAATCGGCATTCGCCTGTGCAATCACATAACGGCCTTCTTCAATAGCAGACAAGTAGTCGATTTCTTCAGTTACTTTGCCATCGACAACACGGCGGTAAGGGGTTTCCAAGAAACCATAATCATTGGTACGCGCATAAACGGACAATGAGTTGATCAAACCAATGTTTGGACCCTCAGGTGTTTCAATAGGACATACACGGCCATAGTGGGTCGGGTGTACGTCTCGCACCTCAAAGCCGGCACGTTCGCGAGTCAAACCGCCCGGGCCCAATGCAGATACACGGCGTTTATGGGTAACTTCAGACAATGGGTTGGTCTGATCCATAAATTGGCTCAATTGGCTAGAGCCGAAGAATTCTTTAATCGCGGCAGAAACAGGTTTCGCATTGATCAAGTCATGCGGCATCAAGTTCTCAGATTCTGCTTGGTTCAGACGCTCTTTAACTGCGCGTTCTACACGAGCCAAACCGCTACGGAATTGGTTTTCAGTCAACTCACCCACAGAACGAACACGACGATTACCCAAGTGGTCAATATCGTCCACTTCACCATGACCGTTACGCAATTCAACCAAAGTAGCAATTGAGGCAACAATATCTTCGACACTCAGGACATAACCGCCTTTTTCGGCAGCTCCGGCCAAAGTCTCATTCAACAAACGGCCATACCAAGAGTTTTGTTGTGCTTCAGACAGTTTTTGCTCGTATGTACGCGTATTAAATTTCATACGGCCTACGCGAGACAAATCATAGCTGTCTTCACTGAAGAACAAGCGGTTGAAGAGCTGCTCAACAGCTTCTTCGGTAGGCGGTTCGCCAGGACGCATCATGCGGTAAATCGCTACGCGTGCAGCCTGCTGATCAGCAGTTTCGTCTGTACGCAGAGTGCTGGAGATGTAACCGCCTTGATCCAATTCGTTGATATAAAGGGTCGTAATTTCTTTTACACCATGGATATCAAGTTTGGCCAACAGTTCTTCTGTAATTTCATCGTTAGCAGAAGCCAATACTTCGCCGGTTTCCGGATCAATCAGGTCAGCAGCCAATGATTTGCCTATCAAGCTTTCTGGCTCTACATTCAAACGAGTCAAGCCTGCATTGGTAATATCACGGATATTTTTCGCAGTAATGCGTTTACTTTTGGCAACCAGTACATTGCCTTCTTTATCCAAGATATCAACTTTGGCAGTTTCACCTTTCAGACGGCCTGCAATCAGATCAGTTTGAACACCGTTTGAAGACAAATAGAAAGTTTCTTTGTCGTAGAAAATATCCAAGATTTGTTCATTGTTGTAGCCCAAAGCTTTCAACAAAATCGTAACCGGCATTTTACGGCGACGGTCGATACGGAAATACAGCAAATCTTTTGGATCAAATTCGAAATCCAACCATGAACCACGGTAAGGAATAATACGAGCAGAGAACAACAGCTTACCGGAAGAATGTGTTTTACCACGGTCATGCTCAAAGAACACGCCAGGAGAACGGTGCAGCTGGGAAACAATCACACGCTCAGTACCATTGATGACAAAAGAGCCGCTTGGCGTCATCAATGGGATTTCACCCATATACACTTCGTTTTCACGAACTTCTTTTACAGTCGGCTTAGATGCTTCTTTATCCAAAATCACCAAACGGATACGGGCACGCAATGGAGCCGCGTAAGTAATGCCGCGCAATTGACATTCAGGAATATCGAATAAAGGCTCGCCCAATGTGTAATGCACAAACTCCAATCGCGCATAACCGTTATGGCTCACAATCGGGAAAATAGAATTAAATGCTGCTTGCAGACCATCATCAGTGCGTTGGTCAAAAGCATTTTCCAGCTGCAAAAATTTCGCATAAGAATCAATTTGGGTTGCCAGCAGGAAAGGAACATCTAAGACATTCTCTCGCTTTGCAAAACTCTTACGGATACGTTTTTTCTCGGTAAACGAATAGCTCATATACACTCCGAAAAGCAATTTTAAATAATAGGCCGTCTGAAACAACGGCATGTATCAATCTGATATTTACATTTATTTGCAATGATTTTATAAAGACTATGCAAATAAATGTAAACAATGCCTGATGCTTATTTTAAGAAGCAAAATAAGGCTGGCAGAAAACTGCCAGCCTTTATAGGAAGCATCAAATTATTTGATTTCGACTTTAGCGCCGGCTTCTTCCAGTTGTTTTTGGATGTCTTCAGCTTCAGCTTTAGAAACACCTTCTTTCAGAGTTTTAGGTGCACCGTCAACGATGTCTTTAGCTTCTTTCAGACCCAGGCCAGTGATAGCGCGGACAACTTTAATCACGCCAACTTTTTGATCACCGGCAGAAGCCAATACTACATCAAATTCAGTTTTTTCTTCAGCAGCAGCTGCACCAGCACCTGCAGGACCTGCAACTGCAACGGCAGCAGCAGAAACGCCAAATTTCTCTTCAAAAGCTTTAACCAGGTCGTTCAATTCCATTACGGTCAAAGAACCAACGGCTTCCAAAATGTCTTCTTTAGTAATAGCCATGCTATTTTACTCCAAATATTGTATTAAAAAATAATTGATTAAATGAAACAAAATCGATTAAGCGGCTTCTTCGCCAGCTTTTTTCTCTGCCAAAGCAGCCAAACCACGTGCAAAGCCTGATACAGGAGCTTGCATAACGAACAACAGTTTGGACAACAGTTCTTCGCGGCTTGGAATAGAAGCCAACTCAGCAACCTGAGCAGGGTTCATCACTTCGCCATTGTAAGAACCGGCTTTAACGATAATTTTGTCATCTTTTTTCGCGAATTGGTGCAGCACTTTAGCAGCAGCAACAGCATCTTCAGAAGCAGCGTAAACCAATGGACCAACCATTTGATCGGCCAAACCTGCGAATGAAGTACCCTCTACTGCGCGACGAGCCAGAGTATTTTTCAGAACGCGCAAGTAAACGCCTTCTTTACGTGCATTTGCACGAAGCTCAGTCATACTGGAAACACTGATACCGCGATATTCAGCGACTACGAGAGTTTGAGCGTTAGCAATTGCTGCGCTAATTTCCTCTACGGCCACTTTCTTGGTTTCAATATTGAGACTCAAGGTCTACCTCCCACTGTTTATAAACAGGATACCGAATGATATCCCACCAGCGCGGTAACCTAAAAAGACATCTTACAAGCAATCTTGCAATGTGTTTCAGGACTACCGTCTGCGTAGGGCAATTACGATTAAATCTTACGATCCCTACGGTCTTGGACATCTACTTAATTTTAAGTAGCCCAAATTCAGGTGATCCAGAAAATCAGATCACCTGAAAATTTCTTAGTTGTTCACGCTTGCAGTATCAACGCGAACACCCAAACCCATAGTGCTAGATACAGCAACTTTTTTCAGGTACTGACCCTTAGCAGCAGCAGGTTTGGCTTTAACGATAGCATCCAGCAGCGCATTGAAGTTTTCTTTCAAGTCAGCTTCAGCGAAAGAAGCACGACCGATAGTTGCATGAACGATACCGGCTTTATCTGTACGGTATTGTACTTGACCTGCTTTTGCATTTTTAACTGCTTCAGCAACGTTAGGAGTAACAGTACCTACTTTAGGGTTTGGCATCAAACCACGAGGACCCAAGATGGTACCCAATTGACCAACGATACGCATTGCATCAGGAGAAGCAATAACAACGTCAAAGTTCAGGTTACCAGCTTTGATTTCAGCGGCCAGATCTTCAAAACCGACAATATCTGCACCAGCTTCTTTAGCAGCATCTGCATTTGCACCTTGAGTAAATACAGCTACGCGAGTTGTTTTACCGGTACCTTTAGGCAGAACGACTGAACCACGGATAACTTGGTCAGATTTACGAGGATCAACGCCCAAGTTGAAAGATACATCAACAGACTCGTCAAATTTAGCAGTAGCAGCTTTTTTAACCAAAGCAATTGCTTCGTCGATTGCGTACAGTTTGTTAGCTTCAACAGAAGAGCGTAGAGCTTTCAAGCGTTTAGATACTTTAGCCATTATACAACACCCTCCACGTCCAAGCCCATTGAGCGAGCAGAACCTGCGATAGTACGAACAGCCGCATCCAAGTCAGCAGCAGTCAAATCAGGCTCTTTAGTTTTAGCAATTTCTTCCAACTGAGCGCGAGTCAATTTACCCACTTTGTTAGTCAGAGGATTAGAACTACCTTTTTGCAGACCAGCAGCTTTTTTCAACAAGATAGAAGCTGGTGGAGTTTTCATCACAAATGTAAATGATTTATCTGCAAATGCAGTAATCACGACTGGAATTGGCAAACCAGGTTCCATACCTTGGGTTGCAGCATTAAATGCTTTACAGAATTCCATGATGTTCAAACCACGCTGACCCAAAGCAGGACCAACTGGGGGAGATGGATTGGCTTTACCTGCAGGAATTTGCAGTTTGATGTAGCCGATAATTTTCTTTGCCACTTAAGGACTCCTAAAAACGGGTATAACGCGGAACCATTCCGCTTCCCAAACAGAATTTGCGATTATATCTGCTTAAAAAAAAATTTTCAAGCGAATTAAACCACTTAAATCTTTTCAACCTGACCGAACTCTAATTCAACCGGTGTTTCCCGACCAAAAATTTGAACTGAAACACGCAGTCTATTACGCTCGTAGTTAACTTCATCAACAATTCCATTGAAATCAGCAAATGGACCTTCATTCACACGAACCTGCTGACCCACTTCGAATTCAACTTTTGGTTTTGGCTTCTCAACACCTGTTTTGGCTTGTTGCAAAATAGCATCTGCATCTTTTTGAGAAATTGGGATTGGACGATTTCCGCTACCACCTACAAAACCATTTACTCGAGGGGTACTCTTAACCAAGTGCCATGAATCATCGGTCATTTCCATTTCAACCAGCACATAGCCTGGATAGAATTTACGCTCACTGATGGTTTTTCGGCCATTCTTGATATCTACCACTTCCTCTACAGGAACGAGAATCTGACCGAAATATTCTTCCATGTTTTCACGAGCAATACGCTCTTTCAATGTTTTTTGAACATTTTTCTCGAAACCGGAATAGGCCTGTACCACATACCAACGCTTTGACATCTTTACCCTTTCCTATTTAATAAAACATCAAAAAACAACCATGAAATAATTGTATCTGCCGCATAAATGAAGGCTGCTAAAACTGCAACAAAGATAATCACAAATACAGTCATTTTAACCGCTTCATCACGACTCGGCCAAACTACCTTCTTAAACTCAGTCCAAGAGCTCTTAAAATATGCAAACAGACCTTCTTTCTTTTCAGGAGCCGGCTTATTACTTACCACAACTTCCTTTTTCTGATGGCCTTCTTTGCGTCCAGACGGATGTTCTGTCATCTTTACTCACTTATCAATACCCCACCCGCCTTCATTTTAGATAGCGGCATTGATCCATTAATTAATTCCAAATAATCTTAAAACTTAAGTACAAAAAAATTAACCGGCACAAGGCCGGTTAATTTTTTATTTGGCAGGCCAAGAGGGTCTCGAACCCCCAACCCTCGGTTTTGGAGACCGATACTCTACCAATTGAGCTATTGGCCTCTAAACTTAAGCGATTACAGAAGAAACCACACCCGCACCTACGGTACGGCCACCTTCGCGAATCGCAAAGCGCAGACCTTCTTCCATAGCGATAGGCGCAATCAGTTCTACAGTAATGGTTACGTTCTCACCCGGCATTACCATTTCTACGCCTTCTTCCAAAGTAACTGCACCAGTTACGTCAGTAGTACGGAAGTAGAATTGTGGACGGTAGTTAGCGAAGAATGGAGTGTGACGACCACCCTCTTCTTTGCTCAGCACGTATACTTCTGCTTTAAATTTGGTGTGAGGAGTGATAGTACCTGGTTTAGCCAATACTTGACCACGCTCTACGTCTTCACGTTTAGTACCACGCAGCAATACACCTACGTTGTCACCAGCTTGACCTTCGTCCAGCAGTTTGCGGAACATTTCAACACCGGTA
This genomic interval from Neisseria sp. Marseille-Q5346 contains the following:
- the rplA gene encoding 50S ribosomal protein L1, with the protein product MAKVSKRLKALRSSVEANKLYAIDEAIALVKKAATAKFDESVDVSFNLGVDPRKSDQVIRGSVVLPKGTGKTTRVAVFTQGANADAAKEAGADIVGFEDLAAEIKAGNLNFDVVIASPDAMRIVGQLGTILGPRGLMPNPKVGTVTPNVAEAVKNAKAGQVQYRTDKAGIVHATIGRASFAEADLKENFNALLDAIVKAKPAAAKGQYLKKVAVSSTMGLGVRVDTASVNN
- the rplK gene encoding 50S ribosomal protein L11, encoding MAKKIIGYIKLQIPAGKANPSPPVGPALGQRGLNIMEFCKAFNAATQGMEPGLPIPVVITAFADKSFTFVMKTPPASILLKKAAGLQKGSSNPLTNKVGKLTRAQLEEIAKTKEPDLTAADLDAAVRTIAGSARSMGLDVEGVV
- the secE gene encoding preprotein translocase subunit SecE, producing the protein MTEHPSGRKEGHQKKEVVVSNKPAPEKKEGLFAYFKSSWTEFKKVVWPSRDEAVKMTVFVIIFVAVLAAFIYAADTIISWLFFDVLLNRKG
- the rplJ gene encoding 50S ribosomal protein L10 gives rise to the protein MSLNIETKKVAVEEISAAIANAQTLVVAEYRGISVSSMTELRANARKEGVYLRVLKNTLARRAVEGTSFAGLADQMVGPLVYAASEDAVAAAKVLHQFAKKDDKIIVKAGSYNGEVMNPAQVAELASIPSREELLSKLLFVMQAPVSGFARGLAALAEKKAGEEAA
- the nusG gene encoding transcription termination/antitermination protein NusG; amino-acid sequence: MSKRWYVVQAYSGFEKNVQKTLKERIARENMEEYFGQILVPVEEVVDIKNGRKTISERKFYPGYVLVEMEMTDDSWHLVKSTPRVNGFVGGSGNRPIPISQKDADAILQQAKTGVEKPKPKVEFEVGQQVRVNEGPFADFNGIVDEVNYERNRLRVSVQIFGRETPVELEFGQVEKI
- the rplL gene encoding 50S ribosomal protein L7/L12 codes for the protein MAITKEDILEAVGSLTVMELNDLVKAFEEKFGVSAAAVAVAGPAGAGAAAAEEKTEFDVVLASAGDQKVGVIKVVRAITGLGLKEAKDIVDGAPKTLKEGVSKAEAEDIQKQLEEAGAKVEIK
- the rpoB gene encoding DNA-directed RNA polymerase subunit beta, yielding MSYSFTEKKRIRKSFAKRENVLDVPFLLATQIDSYAKFLQLENAFDQRTDDGLQAAFNSIFPIVSHNGYARLEFVHYTLGEPLFDIPECQLRGITYAAPLRARIRLVILDKEASKPTVKEVRENEVYMGEIPLMTPSGSFVINGTERVIVSQLHRSPGVFFEHDRGKTHSSGKLLFSARIIPYRGSWLDFEFDPKDLLYFRIDRRRKMPVTILLKALGYNNEQILDIFYDKETFYLSSNGVQTDLIAGRLKGETAKVDILDKEGNVLVAKSKRITAKNIRDITNAGLTRLNVEPESLIGKSLAADLIDPETGEVLASANDEITEELLAKLDIHGVKEITTLYINELDQGGYISSTLRTDETADQQAARVAIYRMMRPGEPPTEEAVEQLFNRLFFSEDSYDLSRVGRMKFNTRTYEQKLSEAQQNSWYGRLLNETLAGAAEKGGYVLSVEDIVASIATLVELRNGHGEVDDIDHLGNRRVRSVGELTENQFRSGLARVERAVKERLNQAESENLMPHDLINAKPVSAAIKEFFGSSQLSQFMDQTNPLSEVTHKRRVSALGPGGLTRERAGFEVRDVHPTHYGRVCPIETPEGPNIGLINSLSVYARTNDYGFLETPYRRVVDGKVTEEIDYLSAIEEGRYVIAQANADLDKDGNLIGDLVTCREKGETIMATPDRVQYMDVATGQVVSVAASLIPFLEHDDANRALMGANMQRQAVPCLRPEKPMVGTGIERSVAVDSATAIVARRGGVVEYVDANRVVIRVHDDEATAGEVGVDIYNLVKFTRSNQSTNINQRPAVKAGDVLQRGDLIADGASTDLGELALGQNMTIAFMPWNGYNYEDSILISEKVAADDRYTSIHIEELNVVARDTKLGAEDITRDIPNLSERMQNRLDESGIVYIGAEVEAGDVLVGKVTPKGETQLTPEEKLLRAIFGEKASDVKDTSLRMPTGMSGTVIDVQVFTREGIQRDKRAQSIIDSELKRYRQDLSDQLRIFDNDAFDRIERMIVGQKANGGPMKLAKGSEITTEYLASLSSKHDWFDIRLADEDLAKQLELIKLSLQQKREEADELYEIKKKKLTQGDELQPGVQKMVKVFIAIKRRLQAGDKMAGRHGNKGVVSRILPVEDMPYMADGRPVDIVLNPLGVPSRMNIGQILEVHLGWAAKGIGERIDRMLKEQRKASELREFLNKLYNGSGKKEDLDSLTDEEIIELASNLRKGASFASPVFDGAKESEIREMLNLAYPSEDPEVEKLGFNDSKTQITLYDGRSGEAFDRKVTVGVMHYLKLHHLVDEKMHARSTGPYSLVTQQPLGGKAQFGGQRFGEMEVWALEAYGAAYTLQEMLTVKSDDVNGRTKMYENIVKGEHKIDAGMPESFNVLVKEIRSLGLDIDLERY